Within Channa argus isolate prfri chromosome 4, Channa argus male v1.0, whole genome shotgun sequence, the genomic segment CATTTGCTGCTCTGAAGGAactgtacagtatttcaaaACTGAAATATGTTTGCTATATCTCAAGACTGCAATACATTTTTGACCTTTATGCTCCAAGTTAAAAAATAGAAACGTGTGTATTAAAAATCTAAGtacaaacacagttttttgctgaaaatgctgctttattACACAAAGATGCAGCTAGTGAGTCAAAACCTCTCAAAACCTTTTGTAAAATACCACTTATTCACActgcaaaaccaaaataatactgaactttttatattattttgcatTCTATGTTTTTACATCTCCTGGctagtaaaattatttttccttttcattaaaCTTTCTATAATTTGGATCCAGTGTTTAATGGAAGACCTTTTTAGAACAACCCTAACATCTACTTAACATTGACATGCTTACTAACAATAAGATAGGTATGTTTTGATTTCGTGCTGTAGCTGAGGCCACATTTATCCATAGCTAATAAGTCCAATGtggctacataaaaaaaaaaaaaaacacattcgtGTTTTAACAGCTTTGTGCAGAAAAGACCTCACACTGTAGATATTCTATCAGCACCttatgtgtttgtctttcaaatCTGTGAGCCCTCTGTTCCTAGCAGCAGGTACAAGATGTACACTAAAAAGGATGAAatttatttgctttcatttatttttaaacatagaGCAGTACCACATgttggaaatgtgaacagtcaTAGCTGTAATGAAACGCtgtaacaaaagaaagtgtttgaTATGTATATTGGGAATTTATATCGAGAATACTATAAGTAAGCTACGTATCCATTAGTGGAAGTTTGGGCATAGTTGAACTGTGGCTTTATGAGTGGTGTGATTGAGATCTCTCTAGATGTGAGAATGCACTATATTTAATTTGCAATCCTTGTATTTAACTGCTagacaaaaagcaaagacagacaGGTTTGTTGTGACTTTTTGACACCCACGTCACTTCACTTCACCTTTCACAGACAGACTGATGAGAGATGGAACAAACTGTTTATTCCTTTATACATCTACCCAGCATCCGCTGATCAATAGTTGCTCAAGATGTCTGGCTTTCTTCCTATGTCTCTCTTTGCCTTGCCTGagccttcctttttctttccttcctgtccattctttgttcttttctgaCTTGTCCCTCATCGCTCCTCTTTTTCTACtccacacattttcttttttgccttatttattttgtcactcCCTCACATTCCAGGTGTCAATTTGTCTCAGATTTATTGCCATTTTTTATTCACTCTCAttaattccttttttattccttctttcctttcctgtcTCTCTTAGTATTTCTCATTCTTTCCCATCCTCTTCACTCTCCTTTTGCTGTTGTCTCTCATCTCCAGCATGCACCACAGTAGCTGCCTCTAAGGCAATCAAACAGTGGGAGTTTTCAACACAGCAGATGCGCTGGATGGATGGGAGGATGGACGGAGGAGGTTTACGGTGAGCAGCACACAGGATGCATGCTCAGAGGATAAAGGACAACCTACACCTGTCTGTTTCATGTCAGAAACATGACAGAATGAAGGTTTTCTAACAGCAGATAaggttaaatttaaaaaattagctAGAGTGTTATCATCTAAAAATATTTAGGGCTTTAGATTATACCATTTCTCTATGTTCCTTTTTAATCCATCTATTGCTGTTTGGCTGTTTAGAATATCTTATGATATATTGTGGGTTCATGCTGAGAAAACAGCAAATTGTTACAAATAACAGCAGCAATGGTAATGTGACAGGCATTATCACCATTGTATCTTGCATGATATGACAAACTTAATTAACACGGTGCCATGAGTCAAGTGCTTGCCATCTACGGTCTTTTTGCTTTCAGTCACACAAAAGTCACTGGAAATATGTGTTGTTTGACATAGCCTTCCCCTCCTCCAGTGTCCCCGGCCTTCCTCCTTGCTGTCATTGTtgttactgctgctgccacGTTAATTAATTCAAGACTCCAATAATAAAGTATAAGGAGCAAAACATAATGCCAAAGCCGCGGGGATCCAACAGCATAATTACACAACAGTTTAATTTGGAAGAGATTCATTGTAATTAACACTGTGTGGCTTGTAAATCGTCGTCACGTGCATGTTAAACGCTGGGAATGGGCTTGAGACAGCTCAAGTGCTTCCTATCGTTTGACACATCAAAAGGATATGGATACTGCATctaagacaaagtgaaaacgAGTTGTTAGGAGGATGAAATGGAAGTTGTGATTTGAGAAGTATGTGAGAAACAAGTAAAGGGGAAAAACATGTAGTTTCTATAGTAAATGCACGTGAATGTGTTGAGCGTAGGATGTATGAGAAGGAAAATTAGTATGTCTCTGTTTGCTCTGCTGAAAAATTACTTAATGTTTTAATCTTCAGAATAATCAAAAAATGAGTCAGCCTGCTGCCTCTTTTCgtagacacagagagacatcgctgtccatggtgctgaaagtAAAGCTGCTGGAGTCGCGTGGCCCCCCTCGCGCTCAGCACAGCACCCCGTCCTCCTGCCGGCTACACACGCCTAATTTGGCTCTGTCCTCTGTGCATCTATTGATTAATTATGATTGGGCAGGCGGGTGGCGGACGACTAGCTTTCATCTGTTAATGCCCACCTCCGTCGTTGTCTGCCGGGAAAGGCATCtcaaacatctttaaaatgaCTGGCAGTGCAACTGATATTCAACTTTTTATGGAGGGAGGGGGGCGAGggtgcgcgcgcgcacacacacacacacacacacgcacccgcACACACAtaaaggacaaacacaaaatcGCTACCTGTATAGTTTGGCGGTTGTAGACTTTCACTacgtggaagttaaaactgtaaATCCCTTTACGTGGCGCGATGAAATTACTTCTCTCCTCGTCAAAATTCCTCCCAACGTTTACTAGAACCTAAAAAacgaaaaagaaagaaagaaagtaagtaagaaagaaagtaagtaagaaagaaagaaagaaagaaagaaagaaagaaagaaagaaagaaagaaagaaagccatGATGAGATCACACTAGTGCATAAGAAAGcgacaaacaaacaataacaaacaaTACACAGCTTTAAAAAGCTGACTCtcccaaatgttttctgttcagACTCCAGATAAACGCACATTAAGGCACTGAGCCTTTCTGCCAAAATACCCTCTCAGGAGGATTGTTTGCTTGTCTAGTTCAGACTAAAACTATTGTATTGTACATTTTCTATCACAATAACTTCTAGAGACGGTCTTTTGAAACTGATGtactttgtctgttttatttgtttattttttttttttcatggggGACTGAGATTCACTTATGGAGAGGAAGAGCTCTGCTTTTATCCAGGCTTTTTAGTCCCTGTCAGAACTTCAAAACTTTATGAGGAACTTAATCAATCTTTCAAATGGCATATTCAATTACGCATTTCTGCCCCCAAATGTCTGGTTTTATGGACGGAGAGGAGCTGTGGCGTGTAAGTGAGCGGCAGTTTGAGGGAGAATTAACCTTTAACGGCGGGCGGGTAGGACCTGCCCTTGCGACCTGCCGTTACTAATAAATTATTTGGCGAGACGTGGATACCCATATCCCATATCGTTAGCTCAGAAAGTTGAAATACTTAAAAGGCGTGCTTACCAGTCTATACTTTCAAAACCACATTGAAAATGTGTTACTTATAAAAAGAATCGCTACCCAGGCAGACTTTCCGATCCACATTGGCTTATCTCCAACACAGCGACTCTCTGCTGTCCACCAAACTAGTGCGAGAGGTTCACGAGACACAGCGGCACATTCACCGATTACCTAATCTAAATCGGATTCTTGGTTTGACTGTCTTTCTCAAGGTCTTACACAACATGTCCCTAGAATAAGTTGGGACTTTATTGCGAACAGAATATGTTAAATGTCTTGAGTATGTTAAGCTCCTGGAACACACCAAAAGAAGATGTCACGGAGATGTTTAGGCGcaaaaaatacagcagcatCTTCTATTGTTTGTTGTACTTCTGTAAAACGGACACatagtattttacattttccttcaaGCTATATGCAGCTGCCAGCTCCCACGCCGGGAAACATGCATGTAACAgattaaagacaaacacatgccACCGGAAACTTAATGCGCGCGCGGGTCTACATCACTCATTTAAGTAATATtcttctgaaataaaaacttcAAGCTGACAAGActaagtgaaaacaaatataaacttACTTTGATTTCTCAAttttgctagttttttttttttttttttttttttttttttttttttttttttttttacagtataacaGAATTCATTTGCTCCTACCCGGTCGAAGTAGATGACCATGGTCCGATTGCTCATCTCTGATGGCTCGTGGTTGGTGTTCCGGACTGCGGAGAACGCCACCTTGGCGCTGCCCGAGCGCACAGAGATCCCGAGCGCCGTGCCCGTGGGGTCCGAGGTCGGGTTGGAGTCGCACACCACTAGGCACTTCCCCTCCAGGACGATTGGTTCCGTCTCGTTCTGAGCGCGGGTCGGGCTCGCAGCGAGCCACACGGCACTCAGCAGGCAAAACGCCAACATACCGGACCAGAACGATGAACTTCTTCGGTCGTCTTTACCCCTTTCACCGTAGGCCTATTTCCCCCTTTAAAAAGTAAGATAGGAAGAGTTTCCCGGTGTTCCCTCGCTGGACCTAGAGATTAGTTCTTTACAACTAGACGCTACTCCTTTTTCTGGACTTAAGTAGCCTAAAGCAAACTGTTTTCTCCGTCACGGAACCGCTTTCAAACAAGACGGCTTATTTTTTAGGCTtctgtcttccttttcttcACAAAACCACTGTATTACCCCAGTATCTCCAACCGCGGTCCCAGTCTTCAGctgttcttctcctcttttcGGAGTTCTCGAAGCCTTTTCTGTCACTTAGGAACACAATAAGCGGGAGTCGCGCGTGGTGCGGAGGGGCCCTGGACGAGTGACAAGGCAGCGGCAGTCATAGCGTGCGGGGGGGAGCTCcgtctgctctctctctctctcgcgcgCGCGCTTGAATTATTGATATGTGAGATATGAGAGTTTCAAATACTAAAGGCTTGGGAGGAAGGGACGCGCTGCGCTAGCAGATGCCCCCGCCttggtcttgttttttttttttggtttttttttaaacagacccctccctccctcccggTAACGGAGACCCATCATCAGATTAGCGCGTGCTCGTCTTCGATATTTTCCAATCACCGCTTGCCGAGCCGATCGCCCCTCCCCGCCCCGCgactttctctctcattctttctctctctctttcactctcatTAGCTTTTTCCTTTTATCCCTTTTCCTacatctatctatccatctatttTGTTCTCTGTGCTCTTTCCTGTTgtatctctcctcctcttcatctcttttctctCGTCTCTTTCTcacccacccaaacacacaccattCTCCCAGCAGCTTACAGGTGAACAGAAAGCAGCAGTACTGTCTATGAAGGAGGGGCCGTGTAAAatgagcacacacatgcaccatcCTTCCTTATGATGTAATGATCACTACTATTATACAGGAATAACAGCAGGAAGTCATATTAGCTGTTTAGAGACGAGACTTCTCCTTGTGTAAATCTCATCCTGAAGCTGTGGAAATGTCTGTTGGATTAACAGCAAACAAGTATAAACAGGCATGGAGTATGTAGAATGCTTAGACAGGCAAAGTTAAACATCCTTATTGCAATGACAGTGGTAAAAGTTTCTAGAGGAATGTGCAGCATTGCAAAGTGTGTGTGCCAGCTGAGCACCCCTGGGGAACAAACAAGGTGGTTTTAAACGGGTATCCCAGTGATTAAATTTTTTGCTTCCACACAGGTGGAGGAGTTGTACAACAACAAGAGTGATAGTGacactgacatttacagtatCATGTTTACACATGTTTGCAATTATCGTGGAAACATGTGCCCCTGCACCCCTACCTTTCCTTTTTGGTAATTTTGAGCTCATTTTGtaagttttacatttgtttttggatgttttgtgtctgtgtttggtcattttgcCCGTTTTTAGTCATTTCATGGCTATTTGtggatttgtctttttgtttgtggtcattttgctCCTCTTTGGGGTCATTTTAGGTAGTTGCTTGTTATTTTacgtcattttgcatctttttgttgttcttgcaCCTTTGCATCTCCTTGAatcaatgtatttgttttttattgaccACTTCCACATGACCCTGACCTCTTAAGTGCCAGTACCTTGTTTGATAGTCCATCCATGTTAATATTATATCGACTGTTATATGAAAACTTTGTTGAACATCTCTAAATGCTGTTTCATTAGTCATcagttatttgtatttttatttctttgttcaaTCCATTGCAtccctttctttttctgtatgaACATGCATTTCTTCCATTCTCTTTCCATTCCTGTCCTTCTGTcttcctgatgttttttttttcttttacttcccCATACCTGTCCTGTCTCCTCCCTgcctgtctttgtctttcttctccccctcccctctgtCATTCCTGCAGGTttcctccctgtctctctgttgCAGTCTCTCTGTCCCAGGGGTTCCCTTCAGCCTCTAATACAAGCTGACGCTGAATGACAGGCCAAAAGGACTTCTCTCAGATACAGGATGCAGGGGACGAGTCAcatagtctctctctctctctctctccatctcttccatccacacacaaacacactcacacacaaacactctcacacacaaacactcacacacatctcACAACTCACATCTTCACTCTCTTAATTACACATTCACATTCTTACTTGCACAcaacactttctctctctctttctgtctcacgGTCAAATCttaatttttctctctctttctgggagCCACATTGCTCTCTTGCTAGGCACacttctgtgtctttgtgtgtgtttgtgtgtgtgtgtgtgtgtgtgtgtgtgtgtttgttatctGTCTGAGGTTGTCAATGTCACACAGGAGAAACATAGCTCATTGTTTGTCAGGGTGACACTGGTCTGACTGCAGTTTAACTGGACTGACAGACAGGAGCAAGCTGCCACCTcacagtatgagtgtgtgtgtctatgattgtgtgtttgtgtgtgtgaaggtttgTGTTGATTTTTGGTCAGCAGAGATTAAAAACAATTGTGGATATCAAATCCTTTGCTTCTGGACCAAGAGGCCTGTCTTCTTGCCCAACTGCCTGTTTGTCGACCTGCCTAATTACCTGTCTGTCTTTGGGAAGTGAGATAACtaaattttatgttttgggGAATATAGAAACAAAgaggcaaaacaataaaattagaCATATTAGAGCAAAAGACACATCCCTCTAATCAAAGAAAGATATGGCTTTAGTCACTTGGCATATTGTCTGGAAGGAGCCCTATTGTCGTCACTTGattaaaatgtgctgtttgGATTCAAGTCAGGTGTGATTGCTGAAAAGAACATGTAccacttttttatttgcaggGCTATATTTGTCTTTATAGTTACTCTACATAAAATAGGGATATACCGTATCATTTGGCATTGTAATTATTCTGCTTATATGGTCTTAAGTTGAatgggggcggctatagctcagttggtaaaggcagttgcttatggaccacagggtgagtggttcaatccctggccctggctatatgttgaagtgtccctgggcaagaccctgaacccctaacagcccattccccctccccagcgatgcagtggtggtccaagcccggtagaaattggggagggttgcgtcaggaagggaatccggcgtaaaaactgtgccaaatcaacatgcggaaaatgatctgctgtggcgaccccgaactcacgggataagctgaaaggagagtagtagatgGTCTTAAGTTGAATGGTACTGTAGGTCTAAGTGCAAGTAGAATCATCTCCTTGGTGTAAAGTcaaattagttttaataataTAGTGCAAACTCTGTGGAAAAGCAAGAAAATTGgttaattttatgtatttattctaCATGTCCCTGGGCGTCATTCCCTTCGAGGAGTGCAGAACTGAGTGCAGGCACAAACACAGCTCCCATCAGCTGTGTTCTGACTAAAACAAGGATTTGACAGTGGAGGCAGACTGAAGAAAGAAGTCAGAGCCTGTGGGAAGACCACAGTTTAACCTTCAACTGGGTCTTTGCATGTTTAAGACAGCTGAAAGTTCTCAACACCAACACAAGACCACTATTTGTTAGTAAAGCTCTTATTTGAACCTGTTTACTCAGGCTGACAACGTGAAAACTATCAGAAAACAAATTCGAATTACATATCCAATTTTGACCAAATAATTCTAATAACTACATACTATGTTAGCATACACACGATACAATTTCTGTATACTACACCTTCCACTGTGagtttcaaattaaacacaacTAAACAAGTGTTGCTGCACCTAGTCACTTTGTAACCACCTACTCACCTACAAGAAAGGACTGAACCTTCTGTACCCCATACACTGAGACATGTGCTTGGGAAACTGTATTGGCTGCTGTGAGTAACAGAATGGCTCTGATTTGGACAcaatttatttcactttcttcttttttttgtaaaatctttTGGTGTTATTGTGAACACACTTTTTATACTTCTAAACTGTGCTGTAAATTTTATGTCTGTGCACATGTAGAATTATCTGAAAGAATTGGTTAGCAATCCTTATTAAAGTGAAAGCACATGTAGTTTAAATGTTATACATATTACAGCCAGGGAATATGCATGTACTGCATGTAGGAAAATATGTAGAAGAGCTTTAAGATGTCCCCAGAACCTCTTGTGGAATTCAATAACTTTAACTGCAATACCAGCCACACAAAGTTCACAGAGTTTACTAAGCTTTATCTACAGTATTTAGCAGCACTTctatttaataatgaaaatgccTAAAGGCTTAAAATGTTAATTCAGTCTGCTGTAATAACATTAGCTCAGCACACAGTAAACGGTTTTGTAATGGCTTTAGCATTAAATGCCATGATATAACAGCTCCACCGTGTcacaactgtgtgtttgtaaaccTTTTTTGGTTGTGGCTGCCTGCCTCAGGGTGTAGTCTCACCACTGTCATTGAATAGTTCTGGAAGTTTGGTGAGTCTGGACAGTGCGTCAACATACTTAATTTAGCCCAGCCTGCTGACTGATGCCAAACTTTTTGTGGAGAACAGCATATACTTCAGCATACGCTTCAGCGGCACAGTAGAGTTACAGAAAATCGGATGGGACAGCAGGGATAATGTGATAGcttcctctccatctctcaAAGGTTAGTGCAGTGGGTCagttgtgaaatatttttgtccAACCACAACTTTTATTAATGTACAatgctgtgaaaaaatattcacCCCCTGCTGATTTCTgctctgtttgtatgtgtctcATAATAAACAGTTTCAGATCTTCAAACTGAatctaacataaaacaaaggcaaCCTGAGCAAATGCAAAACACCCATTTAAATAACCCtgtttattaaagaaaacattaagaaaacacagtggaaatctaaaagcacaaacaaaagtaaaagtgcacACATGAATGAAATGCACTACAAACAcaaattgttgtgtgtgtttttgtggactTTACgcttttgcttttgtattgttattttgGATTTGCGCACATTTCCTTAATATTtgtgcttttactttgtttgatTGACATTGTATTACAGTTAATAAAGTCTACCCTTACTGCCTAGTTAAGCTTTTTGCTTCAGCAGCTACATATTTTCACACTAAGTGAAAAAATTGCTACTAAAAAGTATTCAGTCTGTTGAGATTGGAAACTGACTCAAATTTGCCCCTTAAAGGTGAAGAGATAATTATAAGCTAGGTGTGGAaagaatgtgtgaataaaactttatgcaacatacatacacataatacatgcataaacatacagtttcacacatgtataatagcacacacacacatttttcatcagATAAAATGAACATCTCAGAGGAGAAATCTCAGGTCCCACAGTTTCCTGCAAAACAACACGCCCACACATGcttgtacacacatacacacacacaaagctcaaACAGAGACTGAGGTATTGTTCCAGAACATAACTTGTATGTGAGTatgtgcatacaaacacacacttgtacacacAAAGCACAGAGAGATCAGGGTTAACCAGGCATCAGTAAAATGTGCTGTCTGGTGATCTGTGTCCTCCCTCCAGAGATCttgtgagagagaaagtgtgtgtcaTGCATTCTCATTGCCTGaggtactgtacatttttcccATCTATTAGAATAACTGCTTTCTGTGTTCCCCCTTTTTGTATCTTTCCGGAGCTTGATCTCTGCTTTCTGCTTATTTGTACATGACATACATCTCTTAGAAATGGGCGTgactaaacacaaagaaaaaagcacaTAGGCGGAGGATTCAGTTGACCACTGGGACATTACAGAGTGAGCTTCTCAGGAGCCATCGACAGA encodes:
- the cbln1 gene encoding cerebellin-1 — encoded protein: MLAFCLLSAVWLAASPTRAQNETEPIVLEGKCLVVCDSNPTSDPTGTALGISVRSGSAKVAFSAVRNTNHEPSEMSNRTMVIYFDRVLVNVGRNFDEERSNFIAPRKGIYSFNFHVVKVYNRQTIQVSLMHNGWPVISAFAGDQDVTREAASNGVLILMEKGDRAYLKLERGNLMGGWKYSTFSGFLVFPM